The following coding sequences are from one Musa acuminata AAA Group cultivar baxijiao chromosome BXJ2-4, Cavendish_Baxijiao_AAA, whole genome shotgun sequence window:
- the LOC135609376 gene encoding large ribosomal subunit protein bL31c-like yields MALSLNTPFLPTVSMKPSSAKLPLPAQVGGGRWVCRKQGGVHPEFYEDAKVYCNGELVMTTGGTRKEYAVDVWSGNHPFYLGSRSALAVEDDQVEKFRKKYGELSSLMEIPVLKHGEIVLPQRKKGSAKGKGKK; encoded by the exons ATGGCGCTCTCTCTCAACACCCCCTTCCTCCCCACCGTCTCCATGAAGCCCTCCTCCGCCAAGCTCCCACTTCCCGCCCAG GTTGGCGGAGGGAGATGGGTGTGCCGGAAGCAGGGCGGGGTGCACCCGGAGTTCTACGAGGACGCGAAGGTGTACTGCAACGGGGAACTGGTGATGACGACGGGGGGCACGCGGAAGGAGTACGCGGTGGACGTGTGGTCCGGGAACCACCCCTTCTACCTGGGTAGCCGCTCCGCCCTGGCGGTGGAGGACGACCAGGTGGAGAAGTTCCGCAAGAAGTACGGCGAGCTCTCCTCCCTCATGGAGATCCCCGTCCTCAAGCACGGCGAGATCGTCCTCCCTCAGAGGAAGAAGGGCTCtgccaagggcaagggcaagaagTAG
- the LOC135609377 gene encoding peroxisomal membrane protein PEX14-like isoform X1 yields the protein MANDSQNSASEMAKIVDDGGHEVKGETADEPSSKPIHAIREPVRDEQVLNAVKFLSHPKVRGSPVIYRRSFLEKKGLTKEEIDEAFRRVPDPPSSVAAVEPTTTNQAVQEKSSGTLQPQVANQVSQQTPFASATTSLRQSRFHWSMALFVVGLAASGAGTAVLFKKKIVPKLKAWIRKVVAEENDLKFNKISKSNIAEEAAEAAKAAASAAAAVAIASQELLNAKNEERKYFEAFTRMLDVQVEEMKSMGNAIRKMEITRREFSEDKGIQEYMQSQSWKGTTNNPWRTNQVKQATSNFNSGSKHLEVNGSPDMDSGIAKPLTTPASMEPPHPKSYMEIIEMIQRGEKPPNIKEIDDNPPNPNQPISKPLLAPKRKPWEVTQQAEQRLSYGLHSQANGQGLNSEVRETNSQPNGSHSNGSEPWWRKKTIKISEVEPESEEQFYDAMRGNSSPMKRGWVPPQPPTLLMPEAADAIRQLKPSIQKQQSVDETLTVGSSNGEDLDAKASDSIIEPEMSGSTGMDFSQAKDQEREVSVEIN from the exons ATGGCGAATGATTCACAAAACTCAG CATCTGAGATGGCCAAGATAGTGGATGATGGTGGACATGAGGTCAAAGGAGAGACCGCCGATGAACCTTCATCAAAACCAATTCATGCGATTCGAGAACCAGTGAGGGATGAACAAGTGCTAAATGCTGTTAAATTTTTGTCTCATCCAAAAGTGAGAGGTTCTCCAGTGATATATAGGCGTTCATTTTTGGAGAAAAAAGGCCTTACAAAAGAGGAAATTGATGAGGCATTTCGCCGTGTACCT GATCCACCTTCAAGTGTTGCAGCTGTTGAGCCAACCACAACAAACCAAG CTGTCCAAGAAAAATCATCTGGAACCTTGCAGCCACAAGTTGCCAATCAAGTTTCACAACAAACGCCTTTTGCTTCTGCAACTACTAGCTTGCGTCAATCAAGATTTCACTGGAGTATGGCTCTTTTTGTTGTTGGACTTGCTGCTTCGGGAGCTGGAACAGCAGTGCTTTTCAAG AAAAAGATTGTTCCGAAGTTGAAAGCTTGGATTCGGAAGGTTGTGGCAGAAGAGAACGATCTCaagtttaataaaatatcaaaatctaaCATAGCTGAAGAAGCAGCAGAAGCTGCAAAAGcagctgcttctgctgctgctgctgttgctattGCAAGTCAAGAATTGTTGAATGCCAAAAATGAAG AGAGGAAATACTTTGAGGCTTTTACTAGAATGTTAGATGTTCAAGTAGAAGAGATGAAATCCATGGGCAATGCTATCCGCAAAATGGAAATTACAAGGAGGGAATTTTCGGAAGACAAAGGGATACAAGAATACATGCAATCCCAATCATGGAAGG GGACCACCAACAATCCATGGAGAACAAATCAAGTGAAGCAAGCAACTTCTAATTTTAATTCAGGCTCAAAG CATCTGGAAGTAAATGGTTCTCCTGATATGGATTCTGGAATAG CGAAGCCATTAACAACCCCTGCTTCCATGGAACCACCCCATCCCAAATCATACATGGAG ATTATAGAAATGATACAAAGAGGGGAAAAACCTCCAAACATCAAG GAGATTGATGACAACCCTCCCAATCCTAACCAGCCAATATCTAAACCTCTTCTAGCTCCTAAGCGCAAG CCTTGGGAAGTCACTCAACAAGCTGAGCAGAGACTCAGTTATGGACTTCACTCCCAAGCAAATGGCCAAGGACTGAATTCTGAGGTCCGAGAGACCAATTCTCAGCCAAATGGGAGCCATTCCAATGGCTCAGAGCCTTGGTGGAGAAAGAAAACCATTAAGATCTCTGAGGTCGAACCTGAATCAGAGGAGCAGTTTTATGATGCAATGAGGGGAAATTCAAGTCCAATGAAACGAGGATGGGTTCCTCCTCAGCCACCAACACTCCTGATGCCAGAAGCTGCTGATGCTATCAGACAACTAAAACCATCCATTCAGAAGCAGCAGTCTGTAGACGAGACCTTGACGGTTGGCTCTAGCAATGGAGAAGACCTTGATGCAAAAGCATCCGATTCAATCATTGAACCAGAAATGTCCGGTAGTACAGGGATGGACTTCAGTCAAGCAAAAGATCAGGAAAGGGAAGTCAGTGTAGAAATCAACTGA
- the LOC135609377 gene encoding peroxisomal membrane protein PEX14-like isoform X3: protein MANDSQNSASEMAKIVDDGGHEVKGETADEPSSKPIHAIREPVRDEQVLNAVKFLSHPKVRGSPVIYRRSFLEKKGLTKEEIDEAFRRVPDPPSSVAAVEPTTTNQAVQEKSSGTLQPQVANQVSQQTPFASATTSLRQSRFHWSMALFVVGLAASGAGTAVLFKKKIVPKLKAWIRKVVAEENDLKFNKISKSNIAEEAAEAAKAAASAAAAVAIASQELLNAKNEERKYFEAFTRMLDVQVEEMKSMGNAIRKMEITRREFSEDKGIQEYMQSQSWKGTTNNPWRTNQVKQATSNFNSGSKHLEVNGSPDMDSGIAKPLTTPASMEPPHPKSYMEIIEMIQRGEKPPNIKPWEVTQQAEQRLSYGLHSQANGQGLNSEVRETNSQPNGSHSNGSEPWWRKKTIKISEVEPESEEQFYDAMRGNSSPMKRGWVPPQPPTLLMPEAADAIRQLKPSIQKQQSVDETLTVGSSNGEDLDAKASDSIIEPEMSGSTGMDFSQAKDQEREVSVEIN, encoded by the exons ATGGCGAATGATTCACAAAACTCAG CATCTGAGATGGCCAAGATAGTGGATGATGGTGGACATGAGGTCAAAGGAGAGACCGCCGATGAACCTTCATCAAAACCAATTCATGCGATTCGAGAACCAGTGAGGGATGAACAAGTGCTAAATGCTGTTAAATTTTTGTCTCATCCAAAAGTGAGAGGTTCTCCAGTGATATATAGGCGTTCATTTTTGGAGAAAAAAGGCCTTACAAAAGAGGAAATTGATGAGGCATTTCGCCGTGTACCT GATCCACCTTCAAGTGTTGCAGCTGTTGAGCCAACCACAACAAACCAAG CTGTCCAAGAAAAATCATCTGGAACCTTGCAGCCACAAGTTGCCAATCAAGTTTCACAACAAACGCCTTTTGCTTCTGCAACTACTAGCTTGCGTCAATCAAGATTTCACTGGAGTATGGCTCTTTTTGTTGTTGGACTTGCTGCTTCGGGAGCTGGAACAGCAGTGCTTTTCAAG AAAAAGATTGTTCCGAAGTTGAAAGCTTGGATTCGGAAGGTTGTGGCAGAAGAGAACGATCTCaagtttaataaaatatcaaaatctaaCATAGCTGAAGAAGCAGCAGAAGCTGCAAAAGcagctgcttctgctgctgctgctgttgctattGCAAGTCAAGAATTGTTGAATGCCAAAAATGAAG AGAGGAAATACTTTGAGGCTTTTACTAGAATGTTAGATGTTCAAGTAGAAGAGATGAAATCCATGGGCAATGCTATCCGCAAAATGGAAATTACAAGGAGGGAATTTTCGGAAGACAAAGGGATACAAGAATACATGCAATCCCAATCATGGAAGG GGACCACCAACAATCCATGGAGAACAAATCAAGTGAAGCAAGCAACTTCTAATTTTAATTCAGGCTCAAAG CATCTGGAAGTAAATGGTTCTCCTGATATGGATTCTGGAATAG CGAAGCCATTAACAACCCCTGCTTCCATGGAACCACCCCATCCCAAATCATACATGGAG ATTATAGAAATGATACAAAGAGGGGAAAAACCTCCAAACATCAAG CCTTGGGAAGTCACTCAACAAGCTGAGCAGAGACTCAGTTATGGACTTCACTCCCAAGCAAATGGCCAAGGACTGAATTCTGAGGTCCGAGAGACCAATTCTCAGCCAAATGGGAGCCATTCCAATGGCTCAGAGCCTTGGTGGAGAAAGAAAACCATTAAGATCTCTGAGGTCGAACCTGAATCAGAGGAGCAGTTTTATGATGCAATGAGGGGAAATTCAAGTCCAATGAAACGAGGATGGGTTCCTCCTCAGCCACCAACACTCCTGATGCCAGAAGCTGCTGATGCTATCAGACAACTAAAACCATCCATTCAGAAGCAGCAGTCTGTAGACGAGACCTTGACGGTTGGCTCTAGCAATGGAGAAGACCTTGATGCAAAAGCATCCGATTCAATCATTGAACCAGAAATGTCCGGTAGTACAGGGATGGACTTCAGTCAAGCAAAAGATCAGGAAAGGGAAGTCAGTGTAGAAATCAACTGA
- the LOC135609377 gene encoding peroxisomal membrane protein PEX14-like isoform X2, whose protein sequence is MAKIVDDGGHEVKGETADEPSSKPIHAIREPVRDEQVLNAVKFLSHPKVRGSPVIYRRSFLEKKGLTKEEIDEAFRRVPDPPSSVAAVEPTTTNQAVQEKSSGTLQPQVANQVSQQTPFASATTSLRQSRFHWSMALFVVGLAASGAGTAVLFKKKIVPKLKAWIRKVVAEENDLKFNKISKSNIAEEAAEAAKAAASAAAAVAIASQELLNAKNEERKYFEAFTRMLDVQVEEMKSMGNAIRKMEITRREFSEDKGIQEYMQSQSWKGTTNNPWRTNQVKQATSNFNSGSKHLEVNGSPDMDSGIAKPLTTPASMEPPHPKSYMEIIEMIQRGEKPPNIKEIDDNPPNPNQPISKPLLAPKRKPWEVTQQAEQRLSYGLHSQANGQGLNSEVRETNSQPNGSHSNGSEPWWRKKTIKISEVEPESEEQFYDAMRGNSSPMKRGWVPPQPPTLLMPEAADAIRQLKPSIQKQQSVDETLTVGSSNGEDLDAKASDSIIEPEMSGSTGMDFSQAKDQEREVSVEIN, encoded by the exons ATGGCCAAGATAGTGGATGATGGTGGACATGAGGTCAAAGGAGAGACCGCCGATGAACCTTCATCAAAACCAATTCATGCGATTCGAGAACCAGTGAGGGATGAACAAGTGCTAAATGCTGTTAAATTTTTGTCTCATCCAAAAGTGAGAGGTTCTCCAGTGATATATAGGCGTTCATTTTTGGAGAAAAAAGGCCTTACAAAAGAGGAAATTGATGAGGCATTTCGCCGTGTACCT GATCCACCTTCAAGTGTTGCAGCTGTTGAGCCAACCACAACAAACCAAG CTGTCCAAGAAAAATCATCTGGAACCTTGCAGCCACAAGTTGCCAATCAAGTTTCACAACAAACGCCTTTTGCTTCTGCAACTACTAGCTTGCGTCAATCAAGATTTCACTGGAGTATGGCTCTTTTTGTTGTTGGACTTGCTGCTTCGGGAGCTGGAACAGCAGTGCTTTTCAAG AAAAAGATTGTTCCGAAGTTGAAAGCTTGGATTCGGAAGGTTGTGGCAGAAGAGAACGATCTCaagtttaataaaatatcaaaatctaaCATAGCTGAAGAAGCAGCAGAAGCTGCAAAAGcagctgcttctgctgctgctgctgttgctattGCAAGTCAAGAATTGTTGAATGCCAAAAATGAAG AGAGGAAATACTTTGAGGCTTTTACTAGAATGTTAGATGTTCAAGTAGAAGAGATGAAATCCATGGGCAATGCTATCCGCAAAATGGAAATTACAAGGAGGGAATTTTCGGAAGACAAAGGGATACAAGAATACATGCAATCCCAATCATGGAAGG GGACCACCAACAATCCATGGAGAACAAATCAAGTGAAGCAAGCAACTTCTAATTTTAATTCAGGCTCAAAG CATCTGGAAGTAAATGGTTCTCCTGATATGGATTCTGGAATAG CGAAGCCATTAACAACCCCTGCTTCCATGGAACCACCCCATCCCAAATCATACATGGAG ATTATAGAAATGATACAAAGAGGGGAAAAACCTCCAAACATCAAG GAGATTGATGACAACCCTCCCAATCCTAACCAGCCAATATCTAAACCTCTTCTAGCTCCTAAGCGCAAG CCTTGGGAAGTCACTCAACAAGCTGAGCAGAGACTCAGTTATGGACTTCACTCCCAAGCAAATGGCCAAGGACTGAATTCTGAGGTCCGAGAGACCAATTCTCAGCCAAATGGGAGCCATTCCAATGGCTCAGAGCCTTGGTGGAGAAAGAAAACCATTAAGATCTCTGAGGTCGAACCTGAATCAGAGGAGCAGTTTTATGATGCAATGAGGGGAAATTCAAGTCCAATGAAACGAGGATGGGTTCCTCCTCAGCCACCAACACTCCTGATGCCAGAAGCTGCTGATGCTATCAGACAACTAAAACCATCCATTCAGAAGCAGCAGTCTGTAGACGAGACCTTGACGGTTGGCTCTAGCAATGGAGAAGACCTTGATGCAAAAGCATCCGATTCAATCATTGAACCAGAAATGTCCGGTAGTACAGGGATGGACTTCAGTCAAGCAAAAGATCAGGAAAGGGAAGTCAGTGTAGAAATCAACTGA
- the LOC135609378 gene encoding uncharacterized protein LOC135609378 produces MASGAGRGLVDRKHFERQMGCMAGFLNLFDRHQILARKRLPPAPAAGSALPTERSRASAAAFAKERRPSPSPERHSPAEIPSIPYPRPVFEVTDEARSSWKLREAPPLSLNSRAMADAKGKLRRREIRTASPTASPSNQSDSSAAADESERQRRGPSVVARLMGLEALPDPASAFEGESDRLVLRRSASESRVPRDPSDYQFLDVGSFPKAPPVETSHLGDIRLSDAKKSKSPARNLLLPPLQRKRFFDAEDFFPVTKRWVLLPSELEKRSLMRGMDEAARDLETLKQILEALQLKGLLHSKPPDYRINGGRDHIDDHLTDISPIVVIEPAPTPPQRPLSEPRPPLLRRPGNGRRNAAAETAAQPVPRNRTVDRIPSGSKSSSARQRISNSIESGKSRSPSQRISTVDPRKTPPNRLGPSPLAGRPPPNLRPKQEVVSKPRIRSPVPEDVSATTSPLERSWAEDHREGRQLLERCDRLLHCIAAFTAAEQDAEAVEQNPSLAVSVEQNPSLAVSVEQNPSLAVAVEQKPSLAVAAEQQPSPVSILDSSLLGEGNSPRSPVSKRSIDFEGDQLAELEEETTGCNLAAEDDDDDYAYVAKVLRASDIHGDSPDVYALLEKQRRSFSGPSEAARLHRRLVFDAVAEILEQKRCATRPPWEAIARPGSLSSTTAAVDGGTSLLLLPEVWAELQWIREQAPADDLNDATCWAVRRDLVRESLDGWARPAAEVADAVIHIERQIFKNLVADTIRHLADAHCAAAAAAKPRRLKLVC; encoded by the exons ATGGCATCGGGCGCCGGACGGGGACTTGTCGACCGGAAGCATTTCGAACGGCAAATGGGATGCATGGCTGGGTTCCTCAACCTATTCGACCGCCACCAGATCCTCGCCCGGAAGCGCCTCCCTCCCGCCCCG GCCGCCGGATCGGCGTTGCCGACGGAGAGATCACGTGCTTCTGCCGCGGCGTTTGCCAAGGAGAGGCGTCCGTCTCCGTCGCCGGAGAGGCACTCACCGGCGGAGATTCCGTCAATCCCCTACCCTCGCCCGGTATTCGAGGTCACGGACGAGGCGCGGTCGTCGTGGAAGCTCCGAGAAGCGCCCCCCCTCTCCCTCAACAGCCGCGCCATGGCCGATGCCAAAGGCAAGCTCCGCCGGCGCGAGATCCGGACGGCATCTCCAACTGCATCCCCTAGCAATCAATCCGACTCCTCCGCGGCGGCGGATGAGAGCGAGAGGCAGCGGAGGGGACCGAGCGTCGTTGCGCGTCTTATGGGACTCGAAGCTCTGCCGGACCCCGCCTCTGCTTTCGAAGGTGAATCGGATCGCTTGGTCCTCCGCCGTTCGGCCTCCGAGTCGCGAGTTCCCAGAGATCCATCGGACTACCAGTTCCTCGATGTGGGTTCATTCCCCAAAGCTCCGCCGGTGGAGACCTCTCATCTTGGCGATATTAGGCTTTCTGACGCCAAAAAATCCAAGTCGCCGGCGAGGAATCTTCTTCTCCCACCGCTCCAGAGGAAGAGATTTTTCGACGCCGAGGACTTCTTCCCGGTAACGAAGAGGTGGGTTTTACTCCCCAGCGAGCTCGAGAAGCGGAGCCTAATGCGAGGGATGGACGAGGCTGCAAGGGATTTGGAGACTCTGAAACAGATCCTGGAAGCTCTCCAGCTCAAGGGGCTCCTCCACTCCAAGCCACCCGATTACCGGATCAATGGCGGTCGTGACCACATCGACGACCACCTCACTGATATCTCGCCTATCGTCGTTATCGAACCCGCCCCCACGCCGCCCCAACGGCCGTTGAGCGAGCCACGACCGCCGTTGCTACGTAGACCCGGAAACGGTCGCCGGAACGCTGCCGCTGAGACGGCTGCTCAACCCGTTCCACGCAATCGGACGGTCGATCGAATTCCTTCGGGAAGCAAGAGCTCATCGGCGAGGCAGAGGATCTCAAATTCGATCGAGTCCGGGAAGAGTCGGTCACCATCGCAGCGGATCTCGACTGTTGATCCTCGGAAAACACCTCCGAACCGACTTGGGCCGAGTCCGCTGGCCGGACGACCACCTCCAAATCTGCGGCCAAAGCAAGAGGTCGTTTCCAAGCCGCGGATACGTTCACCGGTCCCCGAGGATGTCTCAGCCACTACGTCGCCCTTAGAG AGGTCGTGGGCGGAGGACCACCGGGAGGGGCGGCAGCTGTTGGAGCGGTGCGACCGGTTGCTGCACTGCATCGCGGCGTTCACGGCGGCGGAGCAAGACGCCGAGGCGGTGGAGCAGAACCCAAGCCTTGCTGTGTCTGTGGAGCAGAATCCGAGCCTTGCTGTGTCGGTGGAGCAGAACCCGAGCCTCGCCGTAGCGGTGGAACAGAAGCCTAGCCTCGCCGTGGCCGCGGAGCAGCAGCCGAGCCCTGTTTCGATCCTCGATTCATCTCTCCTTGGCGAGGGGAACTCGCCGCGCTCTCCGGTCTCCAAGCGCTCAATCGACTTCGAAGGAGATCAGTTGGCGGAGTTGGAAGAGGAGACCACTGGGTGTAATCTGGCGGcagaggacgacgacgacgactacgCTTACGTGGCGAAGGTCCTCCGAGCCTCCGACATCCACGGCGACTCGCCCGACGTGTACGCTCTCCTGGAGAAGCAACGCCGCTCTTTCTCCGGCCCGTCCGAGGCCGCGCGTCTCCACCGCCGCCTCGTGTTCGACGCCGTCGCTGAGATCCTCGAACAGAAGCGCTGCGCCACGCGTCCTCCGTGGGAGGCAATCGCGCGGCCCGGATCCCTCTCCTCCACTACTGCCGCAGTCGATGGCGGCacctcgctgctgctgctgccggagGTATGGGCGGAGCTGCAGTGGATCCGAGAGCAGGCGCCGGCGGACGACCTCAACGACGCCACGTGCTGGGCCGTGCGCAGGGACCTGGTCCGGGAAAGCCTCGACGGCTGGGCCCGGCCCGCCGCGGAGGTGGCCGACGCCGTCATCCACATCGAGCGGCAGATATTCAAGAACCTAGTCGCCGACACCATCCGTCACCTGGCTGACGCccactgcgccgccgccgccgccgccaagcCGCGCCGCCTCAAGTTGGTCTGCTGA